In Paracoccus aerodenitrificans, the following are encoded in one genomic region:
- a CDS encoding 4a-hydroxytetrahydrobiopterin dehydratase, with protein sequence MPDRELAQQSCKPIEKGTRPHDSASAENLLARLDGWKLSEDGKSITRRFTFKGFLRAVEMANLAAWLGNKQDHHPDISFGFGYCEVTFSTHDAGGLTDNDFICAARLDMLVA encoded by the coding sequence ATGCCCGACAGAGAACTTGCGCAGCAAAGCTGCAAACCTATCGAAAAGGGCACGAGACCCCATGACAGCGCCTCGGCGGAGAACCTTCTCGCACGTCTCGATGGGTGGAAATTGTCCGAGGACGGCAAAAGCATCACGCGGCGTTTCACCTTCAAGGGGTTCCTCAGGGCCGTCGAAATGGCAAATCTCGCGGCATGGCTTGGGAACAAGCAGGATCACCACCCCGATATCAGCTTCGGATTCGGATATTGCGAAGTGACCTTCAGCACGCATGATGCGGGCGGGCTGACGGATAATGACTTCATCTGTGCGGCCCGGCTGGACATGCTTGTCGCATGA
- a CDS encoding L,D-transpeptidase: MTRAFRGLDRRSFVTSAAALGAVGFSAPGLAQTPDAGRVQYDPNDDQTRNISSFRAQDWKPYFTSLRNGAILCDYTSRAVHYWSEDESIYRLYPSSIPVSAELTRKGRTEVIKKVEGPSWAPTPDMRKRNPEWPPFVPPGPDNPLGTHALYLSWQYYRIHGTHDTRKIGRKSSNGCVGLYNEHIKELFGYAKIGTQVLII, encoded by the coding sequence ATGACCAGAGCTTTCCGTGGCCTGGACCGGCGCAGCTTTGTCACCTCGGCTGCAGCGCTTGGGGCTGTGGGCTTTTCGGCCCCCGGTCTGGCGCAGACGCCCGATGCGGGACGTGTGCAATACGACCCCAATGACGACCAGACGCGCAATATATCCAGCTTCCGTGCGCAGGACTGGAAGCCTTACTTCACCTCACTGCGGAATGGCGCGATCCTGTGCGACTATACCTCGCGCGCCGTGCATTACTGGTCCGAGGATGAAAGCATCTATCGTCTCTATCCTTCGTCCATTCCGGTCAGCGCCGAGTTGACGCGCAAGGGCCGGACGGAGGTCATCAAGAAGGTCGAAGGCCCAAGCTGGGCACCGACCCCCGATATGCGCAAACGCAATCCGGAATGGCCCCCCTTCGTGCCGCCGGGGCCGGATAATCCGCTTGGGACTCACGCGCTTTACCTGTCATGGCAGTATTACCGCATTCACGGGACGCATGACACGCGCAAGATCGGGCGCAAATCCTCGAATGGCTGTGTCGGCCTGTATAATGAGCATATCAAAGAGCTTTTCGGGTATGCCAAGATCGGCACGCAGGTTCTGATCATCTGA
- a CDS encoding CAP domain-containing protein, which produces MKSMMLILVTGLALAGCAPRTPGAVVGPDGQAVPVAYTIGASEAAAIPNRILEQVNLLRSGSGVAPLKLDPTLSAAAAAHSRDMAAQNRAWHFGSDGSSPLDRAQRAGYSGELVGENISESYENDIVTLQAWMETRDTRDVIMDPAATALGFAWYQEPSKKIWWTLITGK; this is translated from the coding sequence ATGAAATCCATGATGCTCATTCTGGTGACCGGGCTGGCACTTGCCGGCTGCGCTCCCAGAACGCCAGGCGCCGTGGTCGGGCCGGACGGTCAGGCCGTGCCTGTCGCCTATACGATCGGCGCCAGCGAGGCGGCAGCGATTCCCAATCGTATCCTTGAACAGGTAAATCTGCTGCGCTCCGGCTCGGGTGTTGCGCCGCTGAAGCTTGACCCCACGCTGAGCGCCGCCGCTGCCGCGCATTCCCGGGATATGGCAGCGCAGAACCGGGCATGGCATTTCGGATCGGACGGCTCCTCCCCACTGGATCGAGCGCAACGAGCGGGCTATTCGGGTGAACTGGTCGGCGAAAATATCAGCGAAAGCTACGAAAACGATATCGTGACGCTTCAGGCTTGGATGGAGACGCGCGATACGCGCGATGTCATCATGGATCCCGCCGCCACGGCACTGGGCTTTGCATGGTATCAGGAACCGTCGAAGAAAATCTGGTGGACGCTGATTACCGGCAAGTAA
- a CDS encoding calcium-binding protein: protein MDASGRLDTRDHVIDSLHTRFQSATAVDAVEINGRGFVFAGGADDGISVMTLDGQGRLILLATLADTADMTLADVSALEARVIGGKVAIFAASATENGVTQLAFYPGRIGITKSGSGRLTGGEDNDIIIGMGASSALAGAGGDDILIGREGEVAMHGGDGSDIFIPTYAARQVTIHDYDPRRDTLDLSELAFIRSIAQMKIIPTAGGAALQAGTVRIEIQTSDGKALPASHFTDSMFPLAHYVNDIDYGSLVTPVTPISDPPGTPLSPGGGPGRYSGPTPLPPPPSRKNPVLGTGGDDRIRMPDRGGATDGLRGNDDLLGGHGPDLLIGNNGRDTLSGGKGSDEIYGGAADDLIKGGGHHDRLSGHGSNDTIYGGSGDDRIWGYVGKDVLHGETGNDVILGGPGADSIYGGDGDDLVYGEGGWDRIEGGSGHDKLIGIVGHNVINGGTGNDWIRVWGPGNRISGGDGDDSVTGGMEADHISLDTHDDVARGRMGDDTIFGADGQDRIYGNDGNDALRGEAGNDSLYGGIGDDTVLGEAGDDIVNGDGGHDSLRGGLGNDTMNGGLGPDRMWGELGRDDMLGGAGPDEVWGLNENDTVRGGLGNDTVVGGDGNDLVDGGFGNDIMSGDAGNDTLMGDHGNDTIDGGEGDDVLIGGERYDQLTGGAGADRFVFSAPRISSRPDVIEDFRSGEDVIDLTALPDDLVWTGSDGLSGTGRPEMALQDIQGGTQLLFDLNGDADPDFRISVMGSPVIPFDLLL, encoded by the coding sequence ATGGACGCGTCAGGCAGGCTGGATACTCGCGATCACGTCATAGATTCGCTTCATACGCGATTTCAATCGGCGACGGCTGTAGATGCGGTTGAAATAAACGGCCGCGGATTTGTGTTTGCGGGTGGGGCGGATGACGGGATTTCCGTCATGACACTTGATGGTCAGGGCAGGCTGATCTTGCTTGCGACGCTGGCAGACACCGCAGACATGACGCTTGCCGATGTTTCGGCGCTTGAAGCGAGGGTCATTGGTGGCAAGGTCGCCATCTTTGCCGCAAGCGCGACCGAAAACGGTGTGACGCAGCTTGCCTTCTATCCCGGACGGATCGGGATCACAAAATCCGGGAGCGGGCGGCTTACCGGAGGTGAGGATAACGACATCATCATCGGCATGGGGGCGTCGTCAGCCCTTGCAGGCGCGGGTGGAGACGATATCCTGATCGGACGAGAGGGCGAGGTCGCCATGCATGGGGGGGATGGAAGTGATATTTTCATCCCCACATATGCGGCGCGACAGGTCACGATTCATGATTATGATCCGCGCCGCGACACGCTGGATCTGTCCGAACTGGCCTTTATTCGCAGCATTGCTCAGATGAAGATCATTCCGACCGCAGGCGGTGCAGCTTTGCAGGCTGGAACGGTCAGGATCGAGATACAGACGTCAGACGGAAAGGCGCTTCCTGCCTCTCATTTTACGGACAGCATGTTTCCGCTGGCGCATTATGTGAATGATATCGATTATGGCAGTCTGGTCACGCCGGTAACGCCTATCAGCGATCCCCCTGGAACGCCTCTGTCTCCCGGGGGCGGGCCCGGGCGATATTCAGGGCCGACCCCATTGCCTCCGCCGCCATCCCGTAAAAATCCCGTTCTCGGGACGGGCGGTGATGACCGTATTCGGATGCCCGATCGCGGCGGGGCAACCGATGGCCTGCGGGGCAATGACGATCTGCTGGGCGGGCATGGGCCGGACCTGCTGATCGGGAATAATGGCAGGGATACGCTGTCGGGAGGCAAGGGTTCTGATGAAATCTATGGCGGGGCTGCGGATGACCTGATCAAGGGCGGCGGCCATCATGACCGGCTGAGCGGTCACGGAAGTAATGACACTATCTATGGCGGGTCGGGGGATGACCGCATCTGGGGCTATGTCGGCAAGGATGTGCTGCATGGAGAGACGGGCAATGACGTAATCCTCGGCGGTCCGGGCGCGGACAGCATCTATGGCGGCGACGGAGACGATCTGGTCTATGGCGAAGGGGGCTGGGACAGGATCGAGGGTGGTTCCGGTCATGACAAGCTGATCGGGATTGTCGGGCATAACGTCATCAACGGCGGAACCGGCAATGACTGGATCAGGGTATGGGGGCCGGGCAACCGCATCAGCGGCGGTGACGGAGACGATTCGGTAACAGGCGGGATGGAGGCCGATCATATCTCGCTTGACACACATGACGATGTCGCGCGGGGTCGGATGGGGGACGATACGATTTTCGGCGCGGACGGTCAGGACCGGATCTACGGCAATGACGGCAATGACGCTCTGCGCGGAGAAGCGGGGAATGACAGTCTCTATGGCGGGATAGGCGATGACACGGTTCTGGGTGAGGCTGGGGATGATATTGTCAATGGCGATGGGGGGCATGACAGCCTGCGCGGCGGTCTGGGCAATGACACGATGAATGGCGGTCTGGGACCCGATCGCATGTGGGGAGAGCTGGGCCGGGATGACATGCTCGGTGGTGCGGGACCCGATGAGGTATGGGGGCTGAACGAAAATGACACGGTGCGCGGAGGTCTTGGGAACGACACGGTTGTGGGGGGCGACGGGAATGATCTTGTCGATGGCGGGTTCGGAAATGACATCATGTCCGGAGATGCGGGTAATGACACTCTGATGGGGGATCACGGCAATGACACGATTGATGGCGGTGAAGGCGACGATGTGCTGATCGGTGGGGAGCGTTACGATCAGCTTACCGGCGGTGCCGGGGCGGATCGTTTCGTGTTCAGCGCCCCCCGGATATCCTCGCGACCGGATGTGATTGAGGATTTCCGGTCTGGAGAGGATGTTATCGACCTGACGGCCTTGCCCGATGATCTGGTCTGGACGGGCAGTGACGGCCTCAGCGGAACAGGACGGCCAGAGATGGCGCTGCAGGATATTCAGGGCGGAACGCAGTTGTTGTTCGATCTGAATGGTGACGCCGATCCGGATTTTCGAATCAGCGTCATGGGGTCGCCGGTGATCCCCTTCGATCTGCTGCTGTGA
- a CDS encoding glycosyltransferase, translated as MMLQKISAAVPELEIENNLFGSHLSDRLRETDIVLNLHAAQDGLLETARISEALAHGCLVVSEESLDQDQLEADRRLIFAPQDDPAALTATLRGLLDDPDKYRRHQLGGNRPQPDLFRNGILRGLQGLRIISPDVFEQLSDDYPQPTQAQKGELSRICLTLPETTARTRAFDAQSDSSFFQLWPGMKATPGWRGAALSYRHIMRKLRSAEVTEALVVEDDVLLPADFERRLLSIRRYMDECDADLFSGMIVDLHKDARVLDVKRRDGMCIVQLDRAVTMICNLYRRRMIDYLAQWNDRDDNAFTNTIDRYMEQATHLKVITTLPFMVDYRSETPSTLRKSDNSAFDALRAKSEKMLAERVSEFELSASLL; from the coding sequence ATGATGCTGCAAAAAATCAGCGCCGCAGTACCAGAACTTGAGATCGAGAATAACCTTTTCGGGTCGCACCTGTCGGATCGGCTGAGGGAGACGGATATCGTCCTGAACCTCCACGCCGCCCAGGACGGATTACTTGAAACCGCCCGGATATCAGAGGCTTTGGCACATGGTTGTCTGGTCGTCAGTGAAGAATCCCTCGATCAGGACCAGTTAGAAGCTGATCGTCGGTTGATTTTCGCGCCTCAGGATGATCCGGCAGCGCTCACAGCCACTCTGCGCGGGTTGCTTGACGATCCGGATAAATATCGACGCCATCAGCTTGGCGGCAATCGCCCCCAGCCCGATCTTTTCCGCAACGGCATCCTGCGGGGGCTACAAGGTCTGCGCATCATCTCGCCCGATGTTTTTGAACAGCTCTCAGACGATTATCCGCAGCCCACACAGGCCCAGAAGGGAGAGTTATCCCGCATCTGCCTTACCCTGCCCGAAACTACAGCCCGCACCCGCGCCTTCGACGCACAAAGTGACAGTTCGTTTTTTCAGCTTTGGCCCGGCATGAAGGCAACGCCGGGTTGGCGCGGCGCGGCGCTCAGCTATCGCCATATCATGCGGAAGCTGCGCAGCGCTGAGGTGACCGAAGCACTGGTCGTGGAAGATGACGTTCTGCTGCCAGCAGATTTCGAGCGTCGGCTGCTGTCAATCCGGCGATATATGGATGAATGCGATGCAGATCTGTTTTCGGGGATGATCGTGGATCTGCACAAAGATGCGCGGGTGCTGGACGTCAAGCGGCGTGACGGGATGTGTATTGTCCAGCTGGATCGCGCAGTCACCATGATATGTAACCTGTATCGCCGCCGAATGATCGACTATCTGGCACAGTGGAATGACCGCGACGACAATGCCTTCACCAATACGATCGACCGCTACATGGAGCAGGCGACCCATCTGAAAGTCATCACCACCCTGCCTTTCATGGTGGATTATCGCAGCGAAACACCCTCTACGCTGCGCAAATCGGACAACAGCGCTTTCGATGCGCTCAGGGCAAAATCCGAGAAAATGCTTGCCGAGCGTGTCTCGGAATTCGAACTCTCAGCCTCGCTGCTATAA
- the rfbC gene encoding dTDP-4-dehydrorhamnose 3,5-epimerase: MQIETTPLPGVLLLTPRRHGDARGFFSESWNRKTLEDAGVTLPEFVQDNHSLSSAAGTIRGLHYQSPPKAQGKLVRCGRGALYDVAVDARKGSPTYGRWFGAELSFENGRQLWIPAGFLHGFATYEPDTEIVYKCTDHYSAEHDGAVRWDSLGIDWGVENPILSEKDRNAPAFVQWETPFTFEAEE; the protein is encoded by the coding sequence ATGCAGATCGAGACCACGCCCCTTCCCGGAGTGCTTCTTCTGACCCCGCGCCGCCACGGAGATGCGCGCGGCTTCTTCAGCGAAAGCTGGAACCGGAAGACACTGGAAGATGCCGGCGTCACTCTTCCGGAATTTGTTCAGGACAACCATTCGCTTTCCAGTGCCGCAGGCACCATACGCGGTCTTCACTATCAATCGCCGCCCAAGGCTCAGGGCAAGCTGGTACGCTGCGGACGCGGTGCGCTGTACGATGTGGCAGTCGATGCCCGCAAGGGAAGCCCGACATATGGTCGCTGGTTCGGCGCAGAACTCAGCTTCGAGAATGGTCGCCAACTATGGATCCCCGCAGGATTCCTGCATGGTTTCGCGACATATGAGCCGGATACCGAAATCGTCTATAAATGCACCGATCATTATTCGGCGGAACATGACGGCGCGGTCCGCTGGGATTCGCTCGGTATCGACTGGGGGGTCGAAAATCCGATCCTGTCGGAAAAGGACCGTAATGCACCGGCCTTCGTCCAGTGGGAAACACCATTCACATTCGAGGCCGAAGAATGA
- the rfbB gene encoding dTDP-glucose 4,6-dehydratase — MKILVTGGAGFIGSAVVRQAIRDGHEVVNLDMLTYAANPQNVASVSDAPGYAFEQVDIRNRDELDRVFAEHEPDAVMHLAAESHVDRSIDGPGAFIETNINGTYNLLEAARRYWTEQGKPEDFRFHHISTDEVFGSLGDEGQFTEETPYDPRSPYSASKAASDHLVRAWHETYGLPVVMTNCSNNYGPFHFPEKLVPVVILKALAGEKIPVYGDGGNVRDWLYVEDHADALLTVLQKGDIGRSYNIGGENEAKNIDLVRTICTHMDELHPQGAPHDGLITFVTDRPGHDRRYAIDPTRIRTELGWRPSVTVEEGLRRTVEWYLENEDWWRPLLQRDGVGKRLGTG, encoded by the coding sequence ATGAAAATACTGGTTACCGGCGGTGCCGGCTTCATCGGCTCTGCTGTTGTGCGTCAGGCAATCCGCGACGGGCATGAGGTCGTCAATCTCGACATGCTGACCTATGCCGCCAATCCCCAGAACGTCGCCAGCGTCTCTGATGCGCCGGGCTATGCGTTCGAGCAGGTGGATATCCGTAATCGCGATGAACTCGACCGGGTTTTTGCCGAACATGAACCGGATGCGGTGATGCATCTGGCAGCCGAATCCCATGTCGACCGTTCGATTGACGGACCCGGCGCATTCATTGAGACGAATATAAACGGCACCTATAATCTGCTTGAGGCCGCCCGCCGGTACTGGACCGAACAGGGCAAGCCGGAAGATTTCCGTTTCCATCATATCTCGACCGATGAGGTTTTCGGCTCGCTTGGCGATGAGGGTCAGTTTACCGAAGAAACACCCTATGATCCCCGCAGCCCCTATTCGGCATCCAAGGCAGCAAGCGATCATCTGGTCCGCGCATGGCATGAAACCTATGGCCTGCCGGTCGTGATGACCAATTGCTCGAATAATTACGGACCCTTCCACTTCCCCGAGAAACTTGTCCCGGTCGTGATCCTTAAGGCTCTCGCCGGCGAAAAGATCCCGGTCTATGGCGATGGCGGCAATGTCCGCGACTGGCTTTATGTCGAGGATCATGCAGACGCGCTGCTGACGGTTCTGCAGAAGGGCGATATAGGCCGCAGCTATAATATCGGCGGTGAGAATGAGGCGAAGAACATCGATCTCGTCCGCACGATCTGCACACATATGGATGAGTTGCACCCGCAGGGTGCGCCGCATGACGGGCTGATCACATTCGTCACCGACCGGCCCGGCCATGATCGCCGCTATGCGATCGACCCGACGCGGATCCGCACCGAATTGGGATGGCGCCCCTCCGTCACGGTCGAGGAAGGGCTGCGCCGCACGGTTGAGTGGTATCTGGAGAATGAAGACTGGTGGCGCCCCCTGCTTCAGCGCGACGGTGTCGGCAAACGGCTGGGGACGGGATAA
- the rfbD gene encoding dTDP-4-dehydrorhamnose reductase has protein sequence MNELLIFGKTGQVATELARIAPDANFAGRDEADLTDPESCAELIGHRQPRAVINAAAYTAVDKAETDRETARLVNAASPAAMAQACAGLNIPFIHISTDYVFDGSGDQPRSEDEPTGPLGVYGQTKLDGERGIVASGAQYAIMRTSWVFSAHGNNFVKTMRRLGGERDRLTIVADQIGGPTAAADIARAALTIAEAMTGDKGKGGIYHFAGGPDVSWADFAREIFRQSDLSPKVVDIPTSDYPTPAARPLNSRLDCSAITSDFGIERPDWRSSLNSVIKELNA, from the coding sequence ATGAACGAATTGCTGATCTTCGGAAAGACCGGGCAGGTTGCGACGGAATTGGCGCGTATCGCACCTGATGCGAATTTCGCAGGCCGTGACGAAGCCGATCTGACTGATCCCGAATCCTGCGCAGAACTGATAGGGCACAGACAGCCCCGCGCGGTCATCAACGCAGCGGCCTATACCGCTGTGGACAAAGCCGAAACCGACCGGGAAACCGCCCGTCTGGTCAATGCGGCTTCACCTGCCGCAATGGCGCAGGCCTGTGCCGGGCTGAATATTCCCTTCATTCACATCTCGACCGACTATGTCTTTGACGGAAGCGGCGATCAGCCGCGCAGTGAGGATGAGCCGACCGGACCTCTCGGCGTTTACGGCCAGACCAAGCTTGACGGAGAACGCGGCATCGTAGCCTCGGGCGCTCAATACGCAATCATGCGGACAAGCTGGGTGTTTTCGGCTCATGGCAATAATTTCGTCAAGACAATGCGCCGTCTGGGAGGTGAGCGTGACCGGCTGACCATCGTCGCGGATCAGATCGGTGGACCGACTGCAGCCGCCGATATCGCCCGCGCCGCGCTGACCATTGCCGAGGCCATGACCGGGGATAAGGGCAAAGGCGGCATCTATCACTTCGCAGGCGGGCCGGATGTCAGTTGGGCCGATTTCGCGCGTGAGATCTTCCGGCAATCCGATCTGAGCCCCAAAGTCGTCGATATCCCCACCAGCGACTATCCGACCCCGGCGGCCAGACCGCTGAACTCCCGGCTGGATTGCAGCGCCATCACAAGTGATTTCGGAATTGAGCGGCCTGATTGGCGCAGCTCACTGAACAGCGTCATCAAGGAACTGAACGCATGA
- the rfbA gene encoding glucose-1-phosphate thymidylyltransferase RfbA — translation MTDRKGIILAGGSGTRLYPITMGVSKQLLPVYDKPMIYYPVSVLMLAGIREVAIITTPEDQTQFQRLLGDGSQWGLQFTYIVQPSPDGLAQAYLLAKDFLAGAPSAMVLGDNIFFGHGLSELLRSAGGKTQGGTVFGYRVADPERYGVVDFDPEGRVRSIIEKPSVPPSHFAVTGLYFLDGTAPDRAASVQPSERGELEITTLLETYLHDGSLTVERMGRGYAWLDTGTHGSLLDAGNFVRTLEKRQGLQTGCPDEIAFDQGWIDAEQLGRRAKLFSKNDYGHYLAGLLR, via the coding sequence ATGACCGACCGCAAGGGCATTATTCTCGCCGGAGGTTCCGGCACTCGGCTTTATCCCATTACGATGGGGGTCTCGAAGCAGCTTCTGCCGGTCTATGATAAGCCGATGATATATTATCCGGTCAGCGTATTGATGCTGGCAGGGATCCGCGAGGTCGCCATCATCACCACACCCGAAGACCAGACCCAGTTCCAGCGCCTGCTTGGCGATGGCAGCCAGTGGGGGTTGCAGTTTACCTATATCGTCCAGCCATCGCCCGACGGACTGGCGCAGGCCTATCTTCTTGCGAAGGATTTTCTGGCCGGAGCACCCTCTGCTATGGTGCTTGGCGACAATATCTTCTTCGGTCACGGCCTGTCCGAATTGCTGAGATCGGCAGGCGGCAAGACGCAGGGCGGCACGGTCTTCGGCTACCGCGTCGCCGACCCGGAACGTTATGGGGTGGTGGATTTCGATCCCGAAGGCCGTGTGCGTTCGATCATCGAAAAGCCCTCCGTTCCACCCTCGCATTTCGCCGTGACCGGGCTGTATTTCCTTGACGGCACAGCCCCCGACCGCGCCGCAAGCGTCCAGCCATCCGAGCGTGGAGAGCTGGAGATCACAACCCTGCTGGAGACCTATCTGCATGACGGCTCACTGACCGTTGAGCGTATGGGGCGTGGCTATGCCTGGCTGGATACCGGCACGCATGGCAGCCTTCTGGATGCCGGTAACTTTGTCCGTACTTTGGAAAAACGGCAGGGCCTTCAGACCGGTTGCCCGGACGAAATCGCCTTCGATCAGGGCTGGATAGATGCCGAACAACTTGGCCGCCGCGCAAAGCTTTTCTCGAAGAATGATTACGGGCATTATCTGGCGGGGCTGCTGAGATAG
- the gph gene encoding phosphoglycolate phosphatase (PGP is an essential enzyme in the glycolate salvage pathway in higher organisms (photorespiration in plants). Phosphoglycolate results from the oxidase activity of RubisCO in the Calvin cycle when concentrations of carbon dioxide are low relative to oxygen. This enzyme is a member of the Haloacid Dehalogenase (HAD) superfamily of aspartate-nucleophile hydrolase enzymes (PF00702).), with protein sequence MNVMFDLDGTLIDSAADIRATVNAVLADEGLESFDLDTVRGFIGRGVPYLMDQVLRARGIDDPARSERMAANMLSRYEDAVELTRLYPNVLQTLDILRQDGHRMAVCTNKPTGAARAVLRHLGLDGYFVSVTGGDSGLPRKPYPAMLLHTRRKLGEGAAIYIGDSEVDAAAAEAANLPFLMFTEGYAHIPFDRLRYRALFSDFAELPELIRAAA encoded by the coding sequence ATGAATGTGATGTTCGACCTCGACGGGACATTGATCGACAGCGCTGCCGATATTCGCGCAACGGTGAATGCCGTGCTGGCGGATGAGGGACTTGAGAGTTTCGATCTTGATACGGTCCGGGGATTTATCGGGCGCGGAGTTCCCTATCTGATGGATCAGGTGCTGCGGGCGCGGGGCATCGACGATCCCGCGCGGTCCGAGCGTATGGCTGCGAATATGCTGTCGCGCTATGAGGACGCGGTTGAACTGACCCGCCTTTATCCGAATGTTCTGCAGACGCTGGATATTCTGCGTCAGGACGGACATCGGATGGCGGTTTGCACGAATAAGCCCACCGGAGCGGCGAGGGCGGTTCTGCGGCATCTGGGGCTGGACGGTTATTTCGTAAGCGTTACCGGCGGTGACAGCGGGCTGCCGCGCAAGCCCTACCCGGCGATGCTGCTGCATACGCGGCGCAAGTTGGGCGAGGGTGCCGCGATCTATATCGGTGACAGCGAAGTCGATGCCGCCGCCGCCGAAGCGGCGAATCTGCCATTTCTGATGTTCACCGAAGGTTATGCGCATATCCCGTTCGACAGGCTGCGCTATCGCGCTCTTTTCTCGGATTTTGCAGAGCTTCCGGAGCTGATCCGCGCTGCAGCGTGA
- the rpe gene encoding ribulose-phosphate 3-epimerase, with amino-acid sequence MSFDRKIKIAPSILSADFADFGREIRAVQDEGADWVHVDVMDGHFVPNLTFGPPAVKAFRSHVTTFMDVHLMIAPVDPFIDAYAEAGADLITAHVEAGPHIHRTLQAIRATGKKSGVAINPGTPVEAIEYVLDLCDLVLVMSVNPGFGGQKFIHSQVDKIARLRGMIGVRPIHIQVDGGIDAKTAPLVAQAGADVLVAGSAVFRGGSVNDQHVYGQNIASIRGAAEGVLRGRDPS; translated from the coding sequence ATGAGCTTCGACCGCAAGATCAAGATTGCACCTTCCATCCTGTCGGCGGATTTCGCTGATTTCGGACGCGAGATCCGTGCCGTTCAGGATGAGGGGGCTGACTGGGTTCATGTGGATGTGATGGACGGGCATTTCGTGCCGAATCTGACCTTCGGCCCGCCCGCCGTGAAGGCGTTCCGGTCGCATGTGACGACATTCATGGATGTCCATCTGATGATCGCTCCGGTCGATCCGTTCATCGATGCTTATGCCGAGGCGGGTGCCGATCTGATTACCGCCCATGTCGAGGCCGGGCCGCATATTCACAGAACGCTGCAGGCAATTAGGGCGACGGGGAAGAAGTCGGGTGTCGCCATAAATCCCGGAACGCCGGTCGAGGCTATCGAGTATGTGCTTGATTTATGCGATCTCGTGCTGGTCATGTCGGTTAATCCTGGCTTCGGCGGACAAAAATTCATTCATTCTCAGGTGGACAAGATTGCCCGTTTGCGCGGGATGATCGGGGTTCGTCCGATCCATATTCAGGTCGATGGTGGTATCGATGCGAAGACGGCTCCGCTTGTGGCGCAGGCCGGTGCGGATGTGCTGGTGGCGGGTTCTGCGGTGTTTCGGGGCGGGTCCGTTAACGATCAGCATGTTTACGGGCAGAATATTGCGTCGATCAGGGGTGCCGCCGAGGGGGTACTGCGCGGACGCGACCCGTCATGA